The DNA sequence GCTGGGCCGGCTGGCCGAGGAAATGGGCGTGTCGCTGAAGATCGCGGTGGTCGAAGGCGACGACGTCAGCGCACTGATCCCGGCGCTGCGCGAGCGCGGTCAGACCGACATGTTCACCGGCGGGCCGCTGCCCGAGCGCATCCTGAGCGCCAACGCCTACCTGGGCGCGCTGCCGGTCGCCGCGGCGCTGGCCGAGGGGGCGGACGTCGTGATCACCGGGCGCTGCGTCGACAGCGCGGTGACGCTGGGCGCGCTGATCCACGAGTTCGGCTGGAAGCCGCAGGACTACGACCGGCTCGCCGCCGGCAGCCTGGCCGGGCACATCATCGAGTGCGGCTGCCAGGCCACCGGCGGGCTGCACACCGACTGGGAGGCCATCCCCGACTGGGCCCGCATCGGCTACCCGGTGCTCGAGTGCGAGGCCGACGGCAGCTTCGTCGTCACCAAGCCGCAGGGCACCGGCGGGCGGGTGCTGGCCGCCGCCGTGGCCGAGCAGATGCTCTACGAGATCGGCGACCCGGGCGCCTACGTGCTGCCGGACGTGGTGTGCGACTTCCGCGAGGTGCGCATCGAGCAGGCGGGCGAGGACCGCGTGCGCGTCAGCGGCGCGCGCGGCCTGCCGCCGACCGGCACCTACAAGGTCTCGGCCACCTACATGGACGGCTACCGCAGCGCCGGCTCGCTCGTCATCATCGGCATCGACGCGGCCGCCAAGGCGCGCCGCACCGGCGAGGCGATCCTGGAGCGCACCCGCGGCATCTTCAGGCAGCTGGGCCTGCCCGACTACAGCGCCGCCTACGTGGAGGTGATCGGCGCCGAGACCACCTACGGCCCGCATGCGCGCACCGCGCATTCGCGCGAGGTGATGATGCGCGTGGCGGTCAACCACAGCTCCAGGCAGGCGCTGGAGATCTTCGCCCGCGAGATCGCCCCGGCCGGGACCTCCTGGTCGCCGGGCACCACCGGACCCAACCTGGCGCGGCCGACGCCGTCGCCGCTGATCAAGCAGTTCGCCTTCACGCTGCCCAAGAGCGAGGTCTCGATCCGCGTGCACGTGGACGGGCGCGAGGTGCCGGTGGACGTGCCGGTGGCGGGCGCGCCGCTGCAAGCCACCCCGCCGGATGCGGTCGGGGCGCCCGCCGCGGCCGCCGGCACACGCGAGGTGCCGCTGCTGCGCCTGGCCTGGGCGCGCAGCGGCGACAAGGGCAAC is a window from the Caldimonas thermodepolymerans genome containing:
- a CDS encoding acyclic terpene utilization AtuA family protein, producing MSSNKVVRIGGGSGFWGDSSVAAAQLVHGAPIDYLVFDYLAELTMAILASARNKKPELGYATDFVDVAMRSVLREVAQKGIKVISNAGGINPRGCAEALGRLAEEMGVSLKIAVVEGDDVSALIPALRERGQTDMFTGGPLPERILSANAYLGALPVAAALAEGADVVITGRCVDSAVTLGALIHEFGWKPQDYDRLAAGSLAGHIIECGCQATGGLHTDWEAIPDWARIGYPVLECEADGSFVVTKPQGTGGRVLAAAVAEQMLYEIGDPGAYVLPDVVCDFREVRIEQAGEDRVRVSGARGLPPTGTYKVSATYMDGYRSAGSLVIIGIDAAAKARRTGEAILERTRGIFRQLGLPDYSAAYVEVIGAETTYGPHARTAHSREVMMRVAVNHSSRQALEIFAREIAPAGTSWSPGTTGPNLARPTPSPLIKQFAFTLPKSEVSIRVHVDGREVPVDVPVAGAPLQATPPDAVGAPAAAAGTREVPLLRLAWARSGDKGNISNIGVIARKPQYFEVIQRELTPERVKRYFAHLVRGDVVRYTLPGIQAVNFMLYDALDGGGTASMRMDPLGKGMGQMLLDMPVPVPEALARELEG